In a genomic window of Alkalibaculum bacchi:
- a CDS encoding spore germination protein, translating into MKLQINFNENMRSIKDVLGIEKSFDIIARELYIAEKKSCIFFIDGFAKDDIMYYILNTLQQLEKEDLKKDVIKNLLNKNIAYIEVDTFTDLEQMQLSVLSGALALIVDGEMEGIIIDARTYPVRGPQEPETEKVTRGAKDSFVETVIFNTALIRRRVRDPKLYFEIQQVGARSKTDVVIGYIDDLVDHGLLDKIKKKIENIRVDALVMAEKTLVELLVESKWYNPLPQVKYTERPDVVAAHLMEGHIAIIVDTSPSVILLPVTIFHFTQHAEDYYQNIVVGTYLRWMRFIGMFLSIFAIPIWILLVNHHESLPGFLKFIGPKEAGEISIFVQFLILEFGFGILRIASVHTPNVLSTSLGIIGALLIGDLAINVGWFIPETILYTVISGVGTFANPSVEFGLSMTIFRIVLLVLTGLFDIWGFALGIIIIIGMIYRTRSFDHKKYTWPLYPFDWSALKSILVRKPIPQVGKKNKE; encoded by the coding sequence ATGAAATTACAGATTAATTTCAACGAAAATATGCGTTCTATAAAGGATGTTCTTGGAATAGAAAAAAGCTTTGATATTATTGCAAGAGAATTGTATATAGCAGAGAAAAAATCTTGTATCTTTTTTATAGATGGATTTGCAAAAGATGATATTATGTATTATATCCTCAATACCTTGCAGCAACTAGAAAAAGAAGATTTGAAAAAAGATGTAATTAAAAACCTCTTAAATAAAAATATTGCTTATATAGAGGTAGATACTTTTACAGATTTAGAACAGATGCAGTTGTCGGTGCTCTCAGGAGCATTAGCTCTGATTGTAGATGGGGAAATGGAAGGAATTATTATAGACGCTAGAACCTATCCCGTCAGAGGACCCCAAGAGCCAGAGACAGAAAAGGTCACAAGGGGAGCAAAAGACAGTTTTGTAGAGACCGTTATCTTTAATACAGCTTTAATACGAAGACGTGTACGGGATCCTAAATTGTACTTTGAAATTCAGCAAGTAGGCGCTAGATCGAAGACTGATGTAGTCATTGGATATATTGACGATTTAGTAGATCATGGGTTACTTGATAAGATTAAGAAAAAAATCGAAAATATTAGAGTTGATGCCCTAGTAATGGCGGAAAAGACTTTAGTTGAACTATTAGTAGAATCAAAGTGGTATAATCCATTGCCTCAGGTAAAATATACAGAAAGACCAGACGTAGTGGCTGCTCATCTTATGGAAGGACATATTGCCATTATCGTAGATACTTCGCCAAGTGTCATCTTATTGCCTGTTACGATCTTTCATTTTACACAGCACGCTGAAGACTATTATCAAAATATTGTAGTAGGTACGTATCTTAGGTGGATGCGCTTTATAGGTATGTTTCTGTCTATTTTTGCCATACCCATTTGGATTCTGTTAGTCAATCATCATGAATCCTTGCCTGGTTTTCTTAAATTTATAGGACCAAAGGAAGCAGGTGAAATCTCTATATTTGTGCAATTTCTCATCTTAGAATTTGGTTTTGGTATTTTAAGGATTGCCTCTGTTCATACACCTAATGTTCTCTCTACTTCTTTGGGTATTATTGGGGCTTTGCTCATAGGAGATCTTGCTATAAATGTAGGGTGGTTTATACCTGAGACTATTTTATATACCGTTATTTCCGGTGTAGGCACTTTTGCCAACCCTAGCGTAGAGTTTGGACTATCCATGACTATTTTTCGCATTGTCCTCCTGGTTCTAACGGGATTGTTTGATATTTGGGGGTTTGCCTTAGGCATAATTATCATAATAGGAATGATCTATAGAACGAGATCTTTTGATCACAAAAAATACACTTGGCCCCTATACCCCTTCGACTGGTCTGCTCTTAAAAGCATCCTAGTAAGAAAACCTATACCACAAGTTGGGAAGAAAAATAAAGAATAA
- the yajC gene encoding preprotein translocase subunit YajC, producing the protein MTGQQLGTLSSFLPLVLVFVFFYFFIIRPQNKQQKKVQDMRNNLKKGDRIVTIGGFHGKVVGFKENIVVIELKPDNVKVEITKAAVAEVVKEAEVNPKKSDKDE; encoded by the coding sequence ATGACTGGGCAACAATTAGGTACATTAAGTAGTTTTCTTCCATTAGTTCTCGTATTTGTATTCTTTTACTTTTTCATTATAAGGCCACAAAATAAGCAACAAAAGAAAGTACAAGACATGAGAAATAATCTGAAAAAGGGAGACCGAATCGTAACAATAGGGGGCTTCCACGGGAAGGTAGTAGGTTTTAAAGAAAATATTGTAGTAATTGAATTAAAACCCGACAATGTAAAAGTAGAAATCACCAAAGCTGCAGTAGCAGAGGTGGTAAAAGAAGCAGAAGTAAATCCTAAAAAATCAGATAAAGATGAGTAA